The Tistrella bauzanensis sequence GCAGCGCTGGCGGCCGAAGTCGGGCTGGGCGCACGGCTGCGATGCTGGCGGTTCGACCGCTATCGCAGCGCCAGGCCGGGCGAGGACGCCCCGGTGACCCCGGATGTGGTGGTGGTGAGCGATGCCGGCCATGATGCGGCCGCGGGCTTTGCGGCCCGCGATGCCGTGGGCGAGGGGGTGGACTTCACCCGCGAGCTGATTTCCGAGCCGGCCAATGTGCTGACCCCCCGCGCCTTCATGGAGCGGCTGACCGGCCTTGCCAGCCTTGGTATCGATGTCGAGGTGCTGGACCGCGACCGGATGGCGGCACTGGGCATGAGCGCCCTGCTGGGCGTGGCCCAGGGCAGCGTGAACGAGCCGTATCTGGTGGTCATGCGCTGGACCGGCCGTGACGACGAGGCCGACCCGGTCGCCTTTGTCGGCAAGGGCGTCTGCTTCGACAGCGGTGGCATCTCGATCAAGCCGGCCGGCGGCATGGAAGAGATGAAGTGGGACATGGGCGGCGCCGGCATCGTTGCCGGGCTGATGCGCGGTCTGGCCCAGCGCAAGGCGCGGGTGAACGTGGTCGGCGTGGTCGGCCTGGTCGAGAACATGCCGTCGGGCACCGCTCAGCGTCCGGGTGACGTGGTGCGCAGCATGTCGGGCCAGACCATCGAGGTGATCAACACCGACGCCGAAGGCCGGCTGGTTCTGGCCGACGCGATCACCTATACCCGCGATCATCTGAAGCCGACCGCGATCATCGATCTTGCCACGCTGACCGGGGCGATCATCGTGTCGCTTGGCAGCTATAACGCCGGCCTGTTCGCCAATGATGACAGCCTCGCCGATGGCCTTCTGGCGGCGGCCAGGGCGACCGGCGAAGGGCTGTGGCGCATGCCGCTGTCGGATGCCTATGACAAGGACATCAATTCCGACATCGCCGACATGAAGAATGTCGGCAAGGGCCGCGATGGCGGCAGCATCACCGCCGCGCAATTCATCAAGCGGTTCGTGGGCGAGACGCCCTGGGCGCATCTGGATGTGGCCGGCGTGGTCTGGGGCAAGGGCGATACGGATCTGGGGCCGAAGGGGGCCACCGGTTATGGCGTGCGTCTGCTGGACCGGCTGGTTGCCGATCGCTTCGAGGGCACCGGAACCGGCGAGGCGGCGTGACGGCCCGCGACGCCCCGGCCATGTCCGCCACAGGCGAGGCCACCTCAACCCCGGCCGTCGAGGCCGGGGTTGAGGTGGCATTCTATCACCTGACCGCGACACCGCTTGAAAAGGCCCTGCCGGCTCTGCTGGAACGGGTTCTGTCGCGCGGCTGGCGGGCGGTGATCCGCGCGGGCAGCCCGGAACGGGTGAAGGCGCTGGACACACAGCTTTGGACTTATGACCCCGGCAGCTTTCTGCCCCACGGTGCCGAAGGTGACGCGCGGGCCGATCGCCAGCCGGTCTGGCTGACATCGGGCGACGATCTGCCCAACGATCCGCAGGTTCTGGTTCTGGTTGACGGCATGGATGTGGAGCCGGCCGGTCTGGCCGGATTCATCCGCGTGCTGGACCTGTTCGACGGCGGCGCAGTGGCAGCCGCCCGCGATCGCTGGCGAGCCCACAAGGCGGCCGGCCACGCTCTGACCTATTGGCGACAGAAGCCCGGCGGCGGCTGGGAAAAAGCTGGGCACCTCCATTTACCGCTAGCCATGAAGCGGGTGTGATGATTCATTGTTTCCCGGCAAGGGGGAGCGAACGATGCGGCA is a genomic window containing:
- a CDS encoding leucyl aminopeptidase — translated: MTISFATSSIPTDGTLVLPVAEGRSLTAAGRAVDEATGGALVRAMAAARFDGKPEQQAAVLAPHGIGCDRVVLLGIGKADEFDTARALRLGGRAVRAATGAATIAVDVTGLGGDAAALAAEVGLGARLRCWRFDRYRSARPGEDAPVTPDVVVVSDAGHDAAAGFAARDAVGEGVDFTRELISEPANVLTPRAFMERLTGLASLGIDVEVLDRDRMAALGMSALLGVAQGSVNEPYLVVMRWTGRDDEADPVAFVGKGVCFDSGGISIKPAGGMEEMKWDMGGAGIVAGLMRGLAQRKARVNVVGVVGLVENMPSGTAQRPGDVVRSMSGQTIEVINTDAEGRLVLADAITYTRDHLKPTAIIDLATLTGAIIVSLGSYNAGLFANDDSLADGLLAAARATGEGLWRMPLSDAYDKDINSDIADMKNVGKGRDGGSITAAQFIKRFVGETPWAHLDVAGVVWGKGDTDLGPKGATGYGVRLLDRLVADRFEGTGTGEAA
- a CDS encoding DNA polymerase III subunit chi gives rise to the protein MSATGEATSTPAVEAGVEVAFYHLTATPLEKALPALLERVLSRGWRAVIRAGSPERVKALDTQLWTYDPGSFLPHGAEGDARADRQPVWLTSGDDLPNDPQVLVLVDGMDVEPAGLAGFIRVLDLFDGGAVAAARDRWRAHKAAGHALTYWRQKPGGGWEKAGHLHLPLAMKRV